A window of Candidatus Kinetoplastibacterium crithidii (ex Angomonas deanei ATCC 30255) contains these coding sequences:
- a CDS encoding peptide chain release factor 3 — MDIHQEVKKRRTFAIISHPDAGKTTLTEKLLLFAGAIQIAGTVKSRKASRYASSDWMEIEKQRGISVASSVMQVEYNDHIINLLDTPGHQDFSEDTYRVLTAVDSALMVIDAANGIESQTIRLLEVCRKRRTPIITFINKLDREVKDPFDLLHEIEDHLKIDAIPFTWPIGMGKSFEGVLEIKTDKILSFKAGQDRYQSPDILSKNGSNKKNNLLFEKLFSKIEQDVTLIKEATPEFDIKKFISGEQTPVFFGSAINNFGVQEVLDTLIDYFPPPSYQPAIQRDVFPDEERFTGFVFKIQANMDPSHRDRIAFIKVCSGIFKRGMKLKISRTKKDIKTNNVVSFLSQKRDLINEAFAGDIIGIPNHGVLQLGDVLTEGENLQFTGLPFFAPEIFRSVEIKDPLKNKQLNTGLKQLGEEGAIQVFQLYKSNTLLLGAVGQLQFEVVAHRLKHEYNADVNILPVKFILARWISSKNNKILNKFIDSNTSNIAFDSLGNITFLATSQSQLKISQELHPEIEFHKIREYNKLLSVINDL; from the coding sequence ATGGATATACATCAAGAAGTAAAAAAAAGACGGACTTTTGCGATAATATCTCACCCAGATGCTGGCAAAACCACACTAACTGAAAAACTATTACTTTTTGCTGGAGCAATACAAATAGCAGGAACAGTAAAGTCAAGAAAAGCTTCTAGATATGCATCTTCTGACTGGATGGAGATAGAAAAACAAAGAGGTATATCTGTAGCATCATCTGTTATGCAAGTCGAATATAATGACCATATCATTAATTTATTAGATACACCAGGACACCAAGACTTTTCTGAAGATACGTATAGAGTATTAACTGCTGTAGATTCTGCCCTAATGGTGATAGATGCTGCCAATGGAATAGAATCTCAAACCATACGATTGTTAGAAGTTTGTAGAAAAAGAAGAACTCCTATAATAACTTTTATAAATAAATTAGATAGAGAAGTTAAAGATCCCTTTGATTTATTACATGAAATAGAAGATCACCTAAAAATAGATGCCATACCATTTACTTGGCCAATAGGCATGGGAAAATCTTTCGAAGGTGTTCTTGAGATAAAAACAGATAAAATCTTATCATTTAAAGCAGGTCAAGATCGCTATCAATCACCTGATATTCTTAGTAAGAATGGATCAAATAAAAAAAATAATCTACTATTTGAAAAATTATTTAGCAAAATAGAACAAGATGTAACTTTAATAAAAGAAGCAACTCCAGAATTTGATATAAAAAAGTTTATTTCTGGAGAACAAACACCTGTTTTTTTTGGTTCAGCTATTAATAATTTTGGTGTACAAGAAGTTTTAGATACCTTAATAGATTATTTCCCACCACCATCTTATCAGCCAGCAATACAAAGAGATGTATTCCCAGATGAAGAAAGATTTACTGGCTTTGTCTTCAAAATACAAGCTAATATGGATCCATCTCATAGAGATAGAATAGCGTTTATTAAGGTATGCTCTGGGATCTTCAAAAGAGGGATGAAATTAAAAATTTCTAGAACTAAAAAAGATATAAAAACAAATAATGTTGTTTCGTTTTTATCACAAAAAAGAGACTTAATAAATGAAGCCTTTGCTGGAGATATCATCGGAATACCAAATCATGGAGTATTACAACTTGGAGATGTATTAACAGAAGGTGAAAATTTACAATTCACAGGTCTTCCTTTTTTTGCTCCAGAAATATTTAGATCAGTTGAAATCAAAGATCCTTTAAAAAACAAGCAATTAAATACAGGGTTAAAACAACTAGGAGAAGAAGGGGCAATTCAAGTTTTTCAATTATATAAAAGTAATACGTTGCTGCTAGGAGCTGTTGGACAACTTCAATTTGAAGTAGTAGCTCATCGTTTAAAACACGAGTACAACGCAGATGTAAATATTTTGCCAGTTAAGTTTATATTGGCAAGATGGATATCGTCTAAAAATAATAAAATATTAAATAAATTTATAGATTCCAATACTTCCAATATTGCTTTTGATTCATTAGGAAATATAACTTTTCTAGCTACTTCACAATCACAATTAAAGATATCACAGGAATTACATCCAGAAATAGAGTTTCACAAGATAAGAGAGTATAATAAGCTGTTGTCTGTTATTAATGATTTATAA
- a CDS encoding ClpXP protease specificity-enhancing factor, producing the protein MDKISTKPYFIRAIFEWCTDNNYSPHILVSIDKNTLVPTDYVQENKIILNISQEACNNMEINNNFIKFQTRFNGIIENIFIPMERILYIFSKETGYGMEFHVEDIESVKTEKKSFSIVK; encoded by the coding sequence ATGGATAAAATATCAACAAAACCTTATTTTATAAGAGCAATATTTGAATGGTGTACAGATAACAACTACTCTCCACACATATTAGTAAGTATCGACAAAAATACATTGGTTCCTACAGACTATGTACAAGAAAACAAAATAATACTAAATATAAGTCAAGAAGCTTGTAACAATATGGAAATAAATAATAATTTTATTAAATTCCAAACAAGGTTTAATGGAATTATAGAGAATATATTTATTCCTATGGAAAGAATATTGTATATCTTTTCCAAAGAAACTGGTTATGGCATGGAATTCCATGTAGAAGATATAGAATCAGTTAAAACAGAAAAAAAATCTTTTTCTATTGTTAAATAA
- a CDS encoding glutathione S-transferase N-terminal domain-containing protein, which yields MMVLYSGETCPFSHRCRFVLFEKWMDFEIHNVDLKNKPKEIFDMNSYGQVPILSERELILYESNIINEYIDERFPHPQLMPADPLTRARVRLFLYTFEKELFSQVKIIESQDTTSTNEKNILEARNNIKERLTQLSPILTKNKFLLGDDFSMLDIAIAPLLWRLEYYGISLPKSAAPLQKYAERIFSRSAYIESLSPAEKLMRK from the coding sequence ATGATGGTTCTTTACTCTGGAGAAACATGTCCTTTTTCACATAGATGTCGTTTTGTTTTATTTGAAAAATGGATGGATTTTGAAATTCATAATGTAGACTTGAAAAATAAACCAAAAGAAATTTTTGATATGAATTCTTATGGCCAAGTGCCAATTTTATCTGAAAGAGAGCTAATACTTTACGAATCAAACATCATAAACGAATATATCGATGAAAGATTTCCTCATCCACAATTAATGCCAGCTGATCCATTAACCAGAGCAAGAGTTAGGTTGTTCTTATATACCTTTGAAAAAGAGCTATTCTCACAAGTAAAGATTATTGAGTCCCAAGATACTACAAGTACTAATGAAAAGAATATTCTAGAAGCTAGAAACAATATTAAAGAACGTCTAACACAATTATCACCAATATTAACCAAAAATAAATTTCTTCTAGGTGATGACTTCTCTATGTTAGATATAGCTATAGCACCTTTACTATGGCGTCTAGAATATTATGGAATATCTTTACCAAAAAGTGCAGCTCCATTACAAAAATATGCCGAAAGAATATTTTCACGATCTGCTTATATAGAATCCTTGTCCCCAGCTGAAAAACTTATGCGCAAATAA
- a CDS encoding Nif3-like dinuclear metal center hexameric protein: MNSVNIKILNQWLNELLKPEKFVDYCPNGLQINGKKNIRKVIVGVTSSLDFLNIAVHQKADAVIVHHGVFWKGNNVISDILKNRIKLCLQNDLNLFAYHLPLDVHPYIGNNVQLGKILEFDIIEKQLNKDSLLMFGKYKKNITMQELNSHISKKLERTSLLIGNPNETVNKIAWCTGGAQNKFIEAYNEGANVYITGEISEPVFHISKELDIGFICAGHHATERYGIKALGLAIKKEFNIEVDFIDINNPI, from the coding sequence ATGAACTCTGTCAATATAAAAATCCTGAATCAATGGTTGAATGAATTATTAAAACCAGAAAAATTTGTTGATTATTGCCCTAATGGTTTACAAATAAATGGGAAAAAAAATATAAGAAAAGTAATAGTAGGAGTTACATCAAGTCTAGATTTTTTAAATATTGCTGTTCATCAAAAAGCCGATGCAGTAATTGTACATCATGGTGTTTTTTGGAAAGGAAATAATGTTATAAGCGATATATTAAAAAATAGAATAAAATTATGTTTGCAAAATGATTTAAATTTATTTGCATACCATTTGCCATTAGATGTTCATCCATATATTGGCAATAATGTACAATTAGGTAAAATATTAGAATTTGATATTATAGAAAAACAACTAAACAAAGATTCTTTACTAATGTTTGGAAAATATAAAAAAAATATCACAATGCAAGAATTAAATAGTCACATAAGCAAAAAACTAGAAAGAACTAGCTTATTGATAGGAAACCCTAATGAAACTGTAAATAAAATAGCCTGGTGTACTGGAGGAGCTCAAAATAAATTTATAGAAGCTTATAATGAAGGCGCAAATGTTTATATAACTGGTGAGATTTCTGAACCAGTATTTCACATTTCTAAAGAATTAGATATTGGGTTCATATGTGCAGGTCACCATGCAACAGAAAGATATGGAATAAAAGCCTTAGGATTGGCTATAAAAAAAGAATTCAATATTGAGGTTGATTTCATAGACATAAATAATCCCATTTAA
- a CDS encoding twin-arginine translocase TatA/TatE family subunit — MEIKMTYFSIWHWLVIILLALVLFGSKKMSCIKKKARSCYKKFRNRKNYFDNSKD; from the coding sequence ATGGAGATTAAAATGACATATTTTAGTATATGGCATTGGTTAGTAATAATATTGTTAGCATTAGTCTTATTTGGTTCAAAAAAAATGAGTTGCATCAAAAAAAAGGCCAGGTCTTGCTATAAAAAATTCAGAAATAGAAAAAACTATTTCGATAACTCAAAAGATTAA
- a CDS encoding histidine triad nucleotide-binding protein, which produces MKNCIFCKIVEKKLPANIIFEDDYFLAFHDIKPAAPVHLLLIPKKHIESINHTDKNDEIWLGKMLLLIPKIAFDNGCKPGIDGGFRIINNCGAAVGQEVLHLHFHILGGFVGS; this is translated from the coding sequence ATGAAAAATTGTATTTTTTGCAAAATTGTAGAGAAAAAATTACCAGCAAATATAATATTTGAAGATGATTATTTTCTGGCTTTTCATGATATTAAACCAGCGGCACCAGTACATTTATTACTTATACCAAAAAAACATATTGAATCTATTAACCATACTGATAAAAATGATGAAATATGGCTAGGAAAAATGTTATTATTAATACCAAAAATAGCTTTTGATAATGGTTGCAAACCTGGTATTGATGGAGGATTCCGTATAATAAATAATTGTGGAGCTGCTGTAGGACAAGAAGTCCTACATTTACATTTTCACATATTAGGTGGTTTTGTTGGTAGTTAA
- a CDS encoding phosphoribosyl-ATP diphosphatase, with amino-acid sequence MNNHNHHIEILSRIANTLETRKPKEGITNNKSYVSELFNKGPDSFLKKIGEEATELVMAAKDGIPQRIISETADLWFHSLVLLSYYNLRPEDIMLELEKREGISGIEEKAMRNSNKT; translated from the coding sequence ATGAATAATCACAATCATCATATTGAAATATTAAGTAGAATAGCAAATACATTAGAAACTCGTAAACCTAAAGAAGGTATCACAAATAATAAATCTTATGTTAGCGAATTATTTAATAAAGGACCAGATTCTTTTTTAAAAAAAATTGGAGAAGAAGCAACGGAATTAGTTATGGCAGCTAAAGATGGCATACCACAGAGAATAATAAGTGAAACAGCTGATTTATGGTTCCATAGTCTAGTACTATTATCTTACTACAATCTCAGACCTGAGGATATTATGCTAGAATTAGAAAAAAGGGAAGGGATATCCGGAATTGAAGAAAAAGCTATGAGAAACTCAAACAAAACATAA
- the hisI gene encoding phosphoribosyl-AMP cyclohydrolase yields the protein MNYENEKSTISWIDELKFGNDGLIPVIAQDHENGDVLMMAWMNKEALEKTISLGKAIYWSRSRKKLWEKGEESGHTQIVQEIRLDCDGDVILLKIKQLGNISCHTGRKSCFFRVLKNDNSENATWASVDEILKNPKLMYKNE from the coding sequence ATGAATTACGAAAACGAAAAATCTACAATTTCATGGATAGATGAATTAAAATTTGGTAATGATGGGTTAATACCTGTAATAGCTCAGGACCATGAAAATGGTGATGTTCTTATGATGGCATGGATGAATAAGGAAGCCCTCGAAAAGACAATATCATTAGGCAAGGCTATTTACTGGTCAAGGTCTCGCAAGAAATTATGGGAAAAAGGTGAGGAATCAGGTCATACTCAAATAGTTCAAGAAATCAGACTAGACTGTGATGGAGATGTTATCTTATTAAAAATTAAACAGTTAGGAAATATATCTTGCCATACAGGTAGGAAAAGTTGTTTTTTCCGTGTTTTGAAAAATGATAATTCAGAGAATGCAACTTGGGCATCAGTCGATGAAATTTTAAAAAACCCTAAACTTATGTATAAAAATGAATAA
- the hisF gene encoding imidazole glycerol phosphate synthase subunit HisF: protein MKIKNSLTKRIIPCLDVTGGRVVKGVNFVNLSDAGDPVEIAKKYDEQGADEITFLDITASSDERDLILPVIEKVASQVFIPLTVGGGVRKLSDIQRLLNAGADKISINSTAVSNPELIQEASSYYGSQCIVVAIDARKTSKKGELDKWEVFTKGGRNSTGLDAIKWAEQVSSYGAGEILLTSMDRDGTKTGFDIELTRLISDSVPIPVIASGGVGNLQHLADGILKGHASAVLAASIFHFGEYSIKECKNFLSNLGILVR, encoded by the coding sequence ATGAAGATTAAAAACTCTCTCACAAAAAGAATAATACCTTGCCTAGATGTTACTGGAGGCCGTGTAGTTAAAGGAGTAAATTTTGTTAATTTATCTGATGCTGGAGATCCTGTTGAAATAGCAAAAAAATATGATGAACAAGGAGCTGATGAAATAACCTTCTTAGATATAACTGCTTCTAGTGATGAAAGAGATCTTATATTACCTGTAATAGAAAAAGTAGCCTCACAAGTATTCATTCCTTTAACGGTTGGAGGAGGAGTTCGGAAATTATCTGATATACAAAGATTATTAAATGCTGGAGCAGATAAAATTAGCATTAATAGTACAGCTGTCAGTAATCCAGAATTAATTCAAGAAGCTTCATCTTACTACGGATCTCAATGTATAGTAGTAGCCATAGATGCCCGCAAAACATCTAAAAAAGGAGAATTAGACAAATGGGAAGTATTCACTAAAGGTGGTCGTAATTCAACAGGACTAGATGCCATAAAATGGGCAGAACAAGTTTCATCATATGGAGCAGGCGAAATATTACTAACTAGTATGGATAGAGATGGTACAAAAACTGGATTTGATATTGAATTAACAAGACTCATATCTGATTCTGTACCTATACCTGTTATAGCTTCTGGAGGAGTTGGTAATTTACAGCATTTAGCAGATGGTATTTTAAAGGGTCATGCCAGTGCTGTATTAGCAGCAAGTATATTTCATTTTGGTGAATATTCTATTAAAGAATGTAAGAATTTTTTATCAAATCTAGGCATCTTAGTAAGATAA
- the hisA gene encoding 1-(5-phosphoribosyl)-5-[(5-phosphoribosylamino)methylideneamino]imidazole-4-carboxamide isomerase, which translates to MLLIPAIDLKDGKCVRLRQGNLEDVTVFSEDPTTIAKKWVNDGAKRIHLVDLNGAVVGKPKNDSQIKSILKSVSQDVEVQIGGGIRDLNTIEYYLDSGISYVIIGTAAIKNPGFLNEACVAFPGHIIVGLDAKDGKIATDGWSKITRHNIIDIAKKFEDYGCDGIIYTDIGRDGMLSGVNIEATVSLAQNVKIPVYASGGIATIKDIEELCKVSEEGISGAILGRSIYEGTLDFQQAQKLAEKLTN; encoded by the coding sequence ATGTTGCTAATTCCTGCAATCGACCTTAAAGATGGAAAATGCGTTAGATTACGCCAAGGAAACTTGGAAGATGTTACTGTTTTTTCCGAAGACCCAACTACAATAGCCAAAAAGTGGGTAAATGATGGAGCCAAACGCATACATTTAGTTGACTTAAATGGAGCAGTAGTTGGAAAACCAAAAAATGATAGCCAAATTAAAAGTATATTAAAATCAGTCAGCCAAGATGTAGAAGTTCAAATTGGCGGAGGTATTCGTGATTTAAATACAATTGAATATTATTTAGACTCAGGCATTTCGTATGTGATCATTGGAACTGCCGCTATTAAAAATCCTGGTTTTTTAAATGAAGCTTGCGTGGCTTTTCCTGGCCATATTATAGTAGGATTGGATGCCAAAGATGGCAAAATAGCTACTGATGGATGGAGTAAAATTACACGCCATAATATTATAGACATTGCAAAAAAATTTGAAGATTATGGATGCGATGGAATAATATATACTGATATTGGAAGAGATGGCATGCTTTCTGGAGTCAATATAGAAGCTACTGTTAGCTTAGCGCAAAATGTCAAAATACCAGTATATGCTTCTGGTGGTATAGCAACCATAAAAGATATAGAAGAATTATGCAAAGTATCTGAAGAAGGAATTTCTGGCGCAATTCTTGGCCGCAGTATTTATGAAGGTACTCTTGATTTTCAACAAGCACAGAAATTAGCTGAAAAACTAACAAATTAA
- the hisH gene encoding imidazole glycerol phosphate synthase subunit HisH, whose product MTKIAIIDYGMSNLHSVARALQYASPEASIKICNKSKDISEADRIILPGQGAMSDSMMNLEKSGLLDIVKETINNKPVMGICVGQQMLFESSEEGNNTTCLSLLKGHVHLFKGEIFAQNDVCLQSNNDLLKVPHIGWNKVRQCQKHYLWTDIPNNTHFYFVHSYYVKPVDSKLILGETDYGISFASAIVSNNIFAVQFHPEKSSKNGLILYRNFVNWKP is encoded by the coding sequence GTGACAAAAATTGCTATTATTGATTATGGGATGAGTAATCTTCATTCCGTAGCTCGTGCTTTGCAATATGCTTCTCCAGAAGCTAGCATAAAAATTTGCAATAAATCTAAAGATATCTCTGAAGCGGATCGCATAATTCTCCCTGGTCAGGGAGCTATGTCTGATTCTATGATGAATCTTGAAAAATCTGGATTACTAGATATAGTTAAAGAAACTATTAACAATAAACCAGTAATGGGTATATGTGTTGGCCAGCAAATGTTATTTGAATCTAGTGAGGAAGGCAATAATACTACATGTCTTTCTTTGCTAAAAGGTCATGTACATTTGTTCAAAGGTGAAATTTTTGCGCAAAATGATGTTTGTTTACAATCAAATAATGATCTTCTAAAAGTTCCACACATTGGATGGAATAAAGTAAGACAATGTCAAAAACACTATCTATGGACCGACATACCAAACAACACTCATTTTTATTTTGTGCATAGCTATTACGTAAAACCTGTTGACTCTAAACTTATATTGGGAGAAACTGATTACGGGATATCTTTTGCTAGTGCAATAGTATCCAACAATATATTTGCCGTACAATTTCATCCAGAAAAAAGTTCTAAAAACGGTTTAATTTTGTATCGCAATTTTGTAAATTGGAAACCCTAA
- the hisB gene encoding imidazoleglycerol-phosphate dehydratase HisB, whose protein sequence is MRISKVYRKTNETTVNVNINIDGTGKQSIKTNMPFLDHMIEQIARHGLIDIDIESEGDNYIDDHHSAEDIGITLGMAIKEALGDKAGISRYSHVYVPLDESLSRVVIDFSGRPHLEYNVAYTRARVGNFDVDLIREFFQGLVNHAFMTLHIDNLKGKNTHHQCESIFKGFGRALRQASSLDERMKGIIPSTKGIL, encoded by the coding sequence ATGAGAATATCTAAGGTATATCGTAAAACAAACGAAACAACAGTAAATGTAAATATAAATATTGATGGAACAGGTAAGCAATCTATAAAAACAAACATGCCTTTCCTCGACCATATGATAGAACAGATAGCTAGACATGGTCTTATTGATATTGATATCGAATCTGAAGGTGATAACTATATAGATGACCATCATTCTGCTGAAGATATAGGAATAACGTTAGGAATGGCTATTAAAGAAGCATTAGGAGATAAAGCTGGCATATCTCGTTATAGCCATGTATATGTTCCATTAGATGAATCCCTATCAAGGGTAGTGATAGATTTTTCTGGAAGACCTCATTTAGAATACAATGTAGCTTATACAAGAGCTCGTGTTGGAAATTTTGATGTAGACCTAATAAGAGAATTTTTTCAAGGCCTAGTAAATCATGCGTTTATGACTTTACATATAGATAATCTTAAAGGCAAAAATACACATCATCAATGTGAATCAATTTTTAAAGGTTTTGGTAGAGCTCTAAGACAAGCATCTTCTTTAGACGAAAGAATGAAGGGCATAATACCATCTACAAAAGGTATTTTATAA
- the hisC gene encoding histidinol-phosphate transaminase, translating into MTVKIKKSCDFIFHTIRQDIQKTTSYPISDASGLIKLDAMESPYELPNELREKISKRISLLSFNRYPSTNKKELIQTIKNAFDIPLEADVLFGNGSDELIQLIIQSCCSPGDVVLSPSPSFVYFEMASKFNHAKFIDVPLNNNFQLNMMEMLSAIEKHKPKVIFLAMPNNPTGSLWNNDEVQKIIDNAPGLVVIDEAYQAFTDYTWMQMVTKLPNILVLRTVSKIGLAGLRFGYLSGNHDWINQINKVRPPYNINILTEQAILEIISNKNILDKQTKQILKNKDFLTSELGKFSALTLFPSHANFILIKICNEFDATDIYEKLKKGGVLIKNLSNSHNLLKNCLRISIGTFEENLILLNILKNLIN; encoded by the coding sequence ATGACAGTAAAGATTAAAAAATCTTGTGACTTTATTTTCCATACTATAAGACAAGATATACAAAAGACTACATCTTATCCAATTAGCGATGCTTCTGGTTTAATCAAATTAGATGCAATGGAATCACCATATGAGCTACCGAATGAACTACGAGAAAAAATAAGCAAAAGGATAAGTTTATTATCATTTAATAGATATCCTTCAACAAATAAAAAAGAGCTAATTCAAACTATTAAAAATGCTTTTGACATACCTCTTGAAGCTGATGTTTTATTTGGTAATGGCTCAGATGAATTAATACAGCTTATTATTCAAAGTTGCTGTTCACCAGGAGATGTTGTTTTATCTCCTTCTCCTTCATTCGTATATTTTGAAATGGCATCTAAATTTAACCATGCTAAATTTATAGATGTACCATTAAATAATAATTTTCAGCTAAATATGATGGAGATGCTCAGTGCAATAGAAAAACATAAACCAAAAGTAATTTTTTTGGCCATGCCAAACAATCCTACTGGTAGTCTATGGAATAATGATGAAGTACAAAAAATCATAGATAATGCACCAGGTTTAGTTGTCATTGATGAGGCATATCAAGCATTTACAGATTATACATGGATGCAAATGGTTACTAAATTACCAAATATTCTTGTTCTAAGAACTGTATCAAAAATAGGTTTAGCTGGACTCAGATTTGGTTATCTATCAGGAAATCATGACTGGATAAATCAAATAAATAAAGTAAGACCTCCTTATAACATAAACATTCTTACAGAACAGGCTATTCTGGAAATCATATCAAATAAAAACATTCTAGATAAGCAAACCAAACAGATTTTAAAAAATAAAGATTTTTTAACATCTGAATTAGGAAAATTCAGCGCCCTAACTTTATTTCCATCACATGCAAATTTTATACTCATAAAAATTTGTAATGAATTTGATGCAACTGATATATATGAAAAATTAAAAAAAGGAGGTGTGCTTATAAAAAACCTATCCAACTCTCATAATTTGTTAAAAAACTGTTTGAGAATATCCATAGGAACATTCGAAGAAAATCTAATTCTTTTAAACATTCTAAAAAACCTAATTAATTAG
- the hisD gene encoding histidinol dehydrogenase translates to MIKINHLNSCEEDFYVKLSKLLSFNSTEDKSIEQTVESILSDIKVQGDEALIKYTNQLDRINVKRSSELEIPKSKWLEALNSIPENQKKSLELSAARIRKYHEYQKIDTWQYTEDDGTTLGQKISAIDKVGLYVPGGKAAYPSSVLMNAIPAKVAGVPELIITSPTPDGYMNPLVLAAAAICEVDRILTIGGAQAIAALAYGTETIPQVDKIVGPGNAYVASAKKKVFGTVGIDMIAGPSEILIICDGKTPAEWIAMDLFSQAEHDELAQSILLCPDASFIKQVKIAIDKLLPEMPRQEILKKSLSNRGIMIHVKDLEEACDISNRIAPEHLEISIEDPNKILKLIKHAGAIFLGKFTSESLGDYCAGPNHVLPTSRTARFSSPLGVYDFQKRSSLINVSRTGAIKLGKIAVDLALGEGLQAHAASAQYRINGE, encoded by the coding sequence ATGATTAAAATTAACCATCTGAATTCATGTGAAGAAGACTTTTACGTGAAACTTTCTAAACTGCTGTCTTTTAACTCCACAGAAGATAAATCTATAGAACAAACTGTAGAATCTATATTATCAGATATCAAAGTTCAAGGTGATGAAGCGTTAATAAAATATACTAATCAATTAGATAGGATAAATGTAAAACGATCCTCAGAATTAGAAATACCTAAAAGCAAATGGCTAGAAGCCTTAAATAGCATTCCAGAAAATCAAAAGAAATCTTTAGAATTATCAGCGGCGAGAATTAGAAAATATCATGAATATCAAAAAATAGATACTTGGCAATATACAGAAGATGACGGGACAACACTAGGACAAAAAATATCAGCAATAGATAAAGTTGGTCTATATGTTCCGGGAGGAAAAGCAGCTTACCCATCATCAGTTCTTATGAATGCAATACCAGCTAAAGTAGCTGGAGTCCCAGAATTAATTATAACTTCTCCAACTCCTGACGGTTATATGAACCCTCTAGTTTTAGCTGCAGCTGCTATATGTGAAGTAGATCGAATACTAACTATTGGTGGAGCTCAAGCAATAGCTGCTCTAGCATATGGAACAGAAACTATACCCCAAGTTGATAAAATCGTTGGGCCAGGAAATGCTTATGTAGCATCTGCCAAGAAAAAAGTTTTTGGTACTGTTGGAATAGATATGATAGCTGGACCAAGTGAGATTCTTATTATATGCGATGGAAAGACTCCAGCAGAATGGATAGCTATGGATTTATTTTCACAAGCAGAACACGATGAACTAGCTCAATCTATATTGTTATGCCCTGATGCATCTTTTATAAAACAAGTAAAAATAGCTATAGATAAATTACTACCAGAAATGCCTAGACAAGAAATATTAAAAAAAAGTTTGTCTAATAGAGGCATTATGATTCATGTAAAAGATTTAGAAGAAGCTTGTGACATTTCCAACAGAATAGCTCCTGAACACTTAGAAATTTCTATAGAAGACCCTAATAAAATCTTAAAACTTATTAAACATGCTGGCGCCATATTTCTAGGAAAATTTACTTCTGAGTCACTTGGTGATTACTGTGCTGGACCTAATCATGTATTACCAACATCACGTACTGCTAGATTTTCATCTCCTCTTGGAGTATATGATTTCCAAAAACGATCTAGCTTAATTAATGTGTCTAGAACAGGGGCAATAAAACTAGGGAAAATAGCTGTTGATCTTGCACTGGGAGAAGGTTTGCAGGCACATGCAGCAAGTGCCCAATATCGTATTAATGGAGAATAA